From the genome of Gorilla gorilla gorilla isolate KB3781 chromosome 4, NHGRI_mGorGor1-v2.1_pri, whole genome shotgun sequence, one region includes:
- the DHX8 gene encoding ATP-dependent RNA helicase DHX8 isoform X7, whose protein sequence is MRPPAKPSTSKDPVVKPKTEKEKLKELFPVLCQPDNPSVRTMLDEDDVKVAVDVLKELEALMPSAAGQEKQRDAEHRDRTKKKKRSRSRDRNRDRDRDRERNRDRDHKRRHRSRSRSRSRTREKNKVKSRYQSRSRSQSPPKDRKDRDKYGERNLDRWRDKHVDRPPPEEPTIGDIYNGKVTSIMQFGCFVQLEGLRKRWEGLVHISELRREGRVANVADVVSKGQRVKVKVLSFTGTKTSLSMKDVDQETGEDLNPNRRRNLVGETNEETSMRNPDRPTHLSLVSAPEVEDDSLERKRLTRISDPEKWEIKQMIAANVLSKEEFPDFDEETGILPKVDDEEDEDLEIELVEEEPPFLRGHTKQSMDMSPIKIVKNPDGSLSQAAMMQSALAKERRELKQAQREAEMDSIPMGLNKHWVDPLPDAEGRQIAANMRGIGMMPNDIPEWKKHAFGGNKASYGKKTQMSILEQRESLPIYKLKEQLVQAVHDNQILIVIGETGSGKTTQITQYLAEAGYTSRGKIGCTQPRRVAAMSVAKRVSEEFGCCLGQEVGYTIRFEDCTSPETVIKYMTDGMLLRECLIDPDLTQYAIIMLDEAHERTIHTDVLFGLLKKTVQKRQDMKLIVTSATLDAVKFSQYFYEAPIFTIPGRTYPVEILYTKEPETDYLDASLITVMQIHLTEPPGDILVFLTGQEEIDTACEILYERMKSLGPDVPELIILPVYSALPSEMQTRIFDPAPPGSRKVVIATNIAETSLTIDGIYYVVDPGFVKQKVYNSKTGIDQLVVTPISQAQAKQRAGRAGRTGPGKCYRLYTERAYRDEMLTTNVPEIQRTNLASTVLSLKAMGINDLLSFDFMDAPPMETLITAMEQLYTLGALDDEGLLTRLGRRMAEFPLEPMLCKMLIMSVHLGCSEEMLTIVSMLSVQNVFYRPKDKQALADQKKAKFHQTEGDHLTLLAVYNSWKNNKFSNPWCYENFIQARSLRRAQDIRKQMLGIMDRHKLDVVSCGKSTVRVQKAICSGFFRNAAKKDPQEGYRTLIDQQVVYIHPSSALFNRQPEWVVYHELVLTTKEYMREVTTIDPRWLVEFAPAFFKVSDPTKLSKQKKQQRLEPLYNRYEEPNAWRISRAFRRR, encoded by the exons ATGCGGCCTCCAGCGAAGCCTTCCACTAGCAAAG ATCCAGTTGTTAAacctaaaacagaaaaagaaaagctgaaggaACTCTTCCCAGTCCTTTGCCAACCGGACAACCCTTCTGTTCGG ACCATGTTGGATGAAGATGATGTGAAAGTTGCTGTGGATGTCCTGAAAGAACTGGAAGCTTTAATGCCCAGCGCAGCAGGCCAGGAGAAGCAAAGAGATGCTGAACACCG GGACAGGACAAAGAAGAAGAAGCGGAGTCGAAGCCGAGATCGAAACCGAGATCGAGACAGAGATAGGGAACGAAACCGAGATAGAGACCACAAGCGGAGACACCGATCCCGCTCTCGATCACGTTCCAGGACCCGGGAGAAGAATAAAGTGAAGTCTAGATATCAGTCCAGGAGCAGGAGTCAGAGTCCCCCCAAAGACCGGAAGGACCGGGACAAATATGGAGAGCGGAATCTGGATAGATGGCGGGATAAGCATGTGGACCGCCCTCCTCCAGAAGAGCCCACCATTGGTGACATTTATAATGGCAAAGTTACCAGCATCATGCAGTTTGGTTGCTTTGTGCAGCTGGAAGGACTAAG GAAGCGGTGGGAAGGCCTGGTGCACATCTCTGAGCTCCGGCGGGAGGGTCGTGTGGCCAATGTAGCTGATGTCGTGAGCAAAGGCCAGAGGGTCAAAGTCAAAGTGCTGTCCTTCACTGggaccaagaccagcctgagcatgAAG GATGTGGATCAAGAGACTGGAGAAGATCTAAACCCAAATAGACGGCGAAATCTTGTCGGGGAGACCAATGAGGAGACCTCAATGCGGAATCCTGATAGACCCACTCACTTGTCCCTTGTCAGTGCTCCTGAAGTAGAGGACGACTCACTGGAACGCAAGCGCCTCACCCGAATCTCTGACCCAGAGAAGTGGGAGATCAAACAG ATGATTGCTGCCAATGTCCTTTCCAAAGAAGAATTTCCAGACTTTGATGAAGAGACTGGCATTCTCCCTAAGGTGGATGATGAAGAAG ATGAGGACCTTGAGATTGAATTGGTTGAGGAAGAGCCTCCATTCCTGAGAGGGCACACTAAGCAAAGCATGGACATGAGCCCCATTAAAATTGTCAAG AACCCAGACGGCTCCCTCTCCCAAGCAGCAATGATGCAGAGTGCCTTGGCCAAAGAAAGGCGGGAACTCAAACAGGCCCAGCGGGAAGCTGAGATGGATTCTATTCCCATGGGACTCAACAAACACTGGGTTGACCCTCTGCCTGATG CGGAAGGCAGACAGATTGCTGCCAACATGAGGGGTATTGGGATGATGCCCAATGATATTCCTGAGTGGAAGAAGCATGCCTTTGGGGGCAACAAAGCCTCTTACGGAAAAAAGACCCAGATGTCAATCCTTGAGCAGAGGGAGAGCCTGCCCATCTACAAACTGAAGGAGCAATTGGTCCAG GCCGTCCATGACAATCAGATCCTGATTGTCATTGGTGAGACAGGATCTGGAAAGACAACACAGATCACCCAGTACCTGGCGGAGGCAGGCTACACTTCCAGGGGCAAGATTGGGTGTACCCAGCCCAGAAGAGTGGCAGCTATGTCGGTGGCCAAAAGAGTGTCAGAGGAGTTTGGTTGTTGCTTAGGCCAAGAG GTGGGCTACACCATTCGATTTGAGGACTGCACTAGCCCTGAAACAGTCATCAAGTACATGACAGATGGGATGTTGCTTAGAGAGTGCTTGATTGACCCTGACCTCACTCAGTACGCGATCATCATGTTGGACGAGGCGCATGAGAGGACAATTCACACTGATGTGCTCTTTGGATTGTTGAAAAAG ACAGTTCAGAAACGGCAGGACATGAAGCTGATTGTCACCTCAGCCACCTTGGATGCAGTGAAGTTTTCTCAATACTTCTATGAAGCTCCCATTTTCACCATCCCAGGTCGAACATATCCAGTGGAAATACTATACACAAAGGAACCTGAGACAGATTATCTGGATGCCAGCCTGATTACTGTTATGCAGATTCATTTAACAGAACCACCAG GTGATATCCTGGTCTTCCTGACTGGTCAGGAAGAAATTGATACTGCTTGTGAGATCCTGTATGAAAGAATGAAATCCCTGGGACCTGATGTTCCAGAGTTAATTATCCTCCCAGTGTACTCTGCTCTTCCCAGTGAGATGCAGACCCGAATCTTTGACCCAGCTCCACCAGGCAGCAGAAAG GTTGTGATTGCCACCAATATCGCAGAGACATCGCTGACTATTGATGGTATCTACTATGTGGTGGACCCAGGATTCGTGAAGCAGAAAGTTTACAATTCCAAGACAGGGATTGACCAGCTCGTGGTGACGCCTATTTCTCAG GCTCAGGCAAAGCAACGAGCTGGCAGAGCTGGGAGAACAGGCCCAGGGAAGTGTTACAGGTTGTACACAGAACGTGCCTACCGAGATGAAATGCTGACCACCAACGTGCCGGAAATCCAGAGAACCAACTTAGCAAGCACAGTGCTGTCACTCAAG GCCATGGGTATCAATGATCTGCTGTCCTTTGATTTCATGGATGCCCCACCTATGGAAACTTTGATCACAGCCATGGAGCAGCTGTACACACTGGGGGCCCTGGATGACGAGGGCCTGCTCACTCGCTTGGGCCGCCGG aTGGCAGAGTTCCCTCTGGAGCCAATGCTATGCAAAATGCTCATCATGTCTGTGCATCTGGGCTGCAGTGAGGAAATGCTGACCATTGTATCCATGCTGTCTGTGCAGAACGTCTTCTATAGGCCCAAG GATAAACAAGCCCTTGCAGATCAGAAGAAGGCCAAATTCCACCAGACTGAAGGGGACCACCTCACCCTGCTAGCTGTGTACAACTCCTGGAAGAACAACAAGTTCTCCAACCCATGGTGCTATGAGAACTTTATCCAGGCTCGTTCCCTGCGCCGGGCCCAGGACATTCGCAAGCAGATGTTAGGCATAATGGACAG ACACAAGCTGGATGTTGTTTCCTGTGGCAAGTCCACAGTCCGAGTGCAGAAGGCCATCTGCAGTGGGTTCTTCCGTAATGCTGCCAAGAAAGACCCGCAGGAGGGTTACCGGACACTGATCGACCAGCAGGTGGTCTATATCCATCCTTCCAGTGCCCTCTTCAACAGACAGCCAGAATG GGTGGTGTACCATGAGCTGGTGCTCACCACCAAGGAATACATGCGTGAAGTTACCACCATCGACCCTCGGTGGCTTGTGGAGTTTGCCCCAGCCTTCTTCAAGGTCTCAGACCCAACTAAGCTAAGCAAACAGAAGAAGCAACAGCGTCTTGAACCCTTGTACAACCGCTATGAGGAACCCAATGCCTGGAGAATATCTCGAGCCTTCCGACGGCGCTGA